One genomic region from Verrucomicrobiia bacterium encodes:
- the amrB gene encoding AmmeMemoRadiSam system protein B — translation MVRPPAVAGQFYPGTASEVDAALQTFIPLSASKRRAVAVVCPHAGWTYSGRTAGFVYSQVEITDRVILVGPNHQGIGSKYAVYGSGSWRTPVGDVPIAEPLAAELLDNCELLAEDARAHGGEHSLEVQIPMLLRANPNVRIVPILIGGGWPESGGRSDLREIGGAIAQTVQEFGKPVLLLASTDLNHYEDQETSHIKDKLVLDAVVKLDEDALMDHVIDVEVSMCGVASTYIVLHAAKKLGAKRAELLDYRTSGDVSGDFTRVVGYGAVVIE, via the coding sequence ATGGTTCGTCCACCCGCAGTAGCCGGGCAGTTCTATCCAGGGACGGCGTCGGAGGTCGATGCCGCGCTGCAGACATTCATTCCTTTGTCGGCGTCGAAGCGCCGTGCTGTTGCCGTCGTTTGTCCACATGCGGGATGGACGTATTCGGGTCGTACGGCCGGTTTCGTTTATTCCCAGGTGGAAATCACGGACCGCGTCATTCTGGTCGGCCCGAATCATCAAGGTATTGGTAGTAAGTACGCTGTGTACGGTTCCGGTTCATGGCGCACGCCGGTTGGCGACGTCCCGATTGCCGAACCACTGGCCGCCGAGTTGTTGGACAATTGCGAATTGCTAGCTGAAGACGCGCGTGCCCATGGCGGCGAACACTCGTTGGAAGTACAGATTCCCATGCTATTGCGCGCCAACCCGAACGTGCGGATCGTACCCATACTTATCGGTGGCGGCTGGCCGGAAAGCGGTGGACGCAGCGATCTGCGCGAGATTGGCGGGGCCATTGCCCAGACGGTGCAGGAATTCGGGAAGCCCGTTCTGTTGCTGGCCTCGACTGACCTTAACCACTACGAAGACCAGGAAACTTCGCACATCAAAGACAAGTTGGTGCTGGATGCCGTTGTAAAGCTGGATGAAGACGCCCTGATGGACCATGTGATCGACGTGGAAGTTTCGATGTGCGGTGTTGCGTCGACCTACATTGTGTTGCATGCGGCGAAGAAACTGGGGGCGAAACGCGCTGAGTTGCTCGATTACCGCACGAGCGGCGACGTCAGCGGCGATTTCACGCGGGTGGTGGGTTATGGCGCGGTGGTGATTGAGTGA
- the erpA gene encoding iron-sulfur cluster insertion protein ErpA codes for MITLTENATKHIKTLQTDEDKQGKPLRVYVDAGGCSGMEYGMAFDDKKAEDEVVAQDGVEVVIDPMSMNFLKGSEIDYVDSLQGSGFKIKNPNVHSSCGCGKSFN; via the coding sequence ATGATTACACTTACGGAAAACGCCACGAAGCATATCAAGACGCTGCAGACCGACGAGGACAAGCAGGGGAAACCTTTGCGCGTGTATGTGGACGCGGGCGGGTGCTCGGGTATGGAGTACGGGATGGCGTTCGATGATAAGAAGGCCGAGGATGAAGTGGTGGCGCAGGACGGGGTCGAGGTGGTCATCGATCCGATGAGCATGAATTTTCTGAAGGGCAGCGAGATTGATTATGTGGACAGCCTGCAGGGTTCGGGATTCAAGATCAAGAACCCGAACGTGCATTCGAGCTGTGGCTGCGGCAAGTCGTTCAATTGA
- the thiC gene encoding phosphomethylpyrimidine synthase ThiC codes for MIAPKNGNGEAHSREMLPKSTKVFVEGKIHAGIRVPFREIELSPTVSHTGRVEVNEAVRVYDTSGPWSDPNFHGDVNQGLPALRSDWILKRGDVEKAESSYRPIAGRSDVEIPATLRRQPLRAKPGKIVTQLHYARQGVVTPEMEYIALREGLEPEFVRSEVARGRAIIPANINHPESEPMIIGRNFLVKINANIGNSAVASSIEEEVEKMRWAAKWGADTVMDLSTGKNIHETREWIIRNSPVPIGTVPIYQALEKVDGKAEELTWEVYRDTLIEQCEQGVDYFTVHAGVLLRYIPMTAKRVTGIVSRGGSIMAKWCLAHHQESFLYTRFAEICEIMAAYDVSFSLGDGLRPGSIADANDEAQFAELKTQGELNEIAWEHGCQVMNEGPGHIPMHLIKENMEKQLEWCAEAPFYTLGPLTTDIAPGYDHITSAIGAAMIGWYGCAMLCYVTPKEHLGLPNKKDVKDGVIAYKIAAHAADLAKGHPGAKQRDDALSKARFEFRWEDQFNLSLDPDTAREFHDETLPAEGAKLAHFCSMCGPHFCSMKITEDVRKYAEEQGIAESEALKKGMEAKSKEFVEKGAVVYAKA; via the coding sequence ATGATTGCACCGAAGAACGGGAATGGCGAGGCGCACAGTCGCGAGATGCTGCCGAAATCAACGAAAGTGTTTGTGGAGGGGAAAATTCATGCGGGCATCCGGGTTCCTTTCCGCGAGATTGAGTTGTCGCCAACCGTGAGCCATACGGGGCGCGTCGAAGTCAACGAAGCGGTGCGCGTATACGACACGAGCGGACCGTGGAGTGATCCTAATTTTCACGGGGATGTGAACCAAGGGCTGCCTGCGCTGCGGAGCGACTGGATTCTTAAACGCGGTGATGTGGAGAAGGCTGAATCTTCCTACCGACCCATTGCGGGGCGCAGCGATGTGGAGATTCCCGCGACGTTGCGGCGTCAGCCATTACGCGCGAAGCCGGGGAAGATTGTTACGCAACTCCATTACGCCCGGCAGGGAGTTGTCACGCCGGAGATGGAATACATTGCGCTCCGTGAAGGACTGGAGCCGGAGTTTGTCCGAAGTGAAGTGGCCCGTGGACGGGCGATCATTCCCGCCAACATCAATCATCCCGAGAGCGAGCCGATGATTATCGGGCGCAACTTTCTCGTGAAGATCAACGCGAATATCGGTAATAGTGCCGTGGCCAGTTCGATTGAGGAAGAAGTCGAGAAGATGCGTTGGGCGGCGAAGTGGGGGGCGGACACGGTCATGGACCTCTCGACGGGCAAGAACATTCACGAGACGCGCGAATGGATTATTCGCAACAGCCCCGTACCTATTGGCACCGTGCCGATTTATCAGGCGCTGGAGAAGGTGGACGGCAAGGCGGAGGAACTGACGTGGGAAGTGTACCGCGACACACTCATCGAGCAATGCGAGCAGGGCGTTGATTATTTTACGGTTCATGCGGGCGTGTTGCTCCGTTACATCCCGATGACGGCGAAGCGCGTCACGGGGATTGTCAGCCGCGGCGGATCGATCATGGCTAAGTGGTGCCTGGCGCATCACCAGGAGAGCTTCCTCTACACGCGGTTCGCGGAGATCTGTGAGATCATGGCGGCGTACGATGTCAGCTTTAGTCTGGGCGACGGTTTGCGGCCGGGTTCGATTGCTGACGCCAACGACGAAGCGCAGTTTGCTGAATTGAAGACCCAGGGCGAACTCAACGAGATCGCGTGGGAGCACGGTTGTCAGGTCATGAATGAGGGTCCGGGCCATATTCCCATGCACCTCATCAAAGAGAACATGGAGAAGCAGCTGGAGTGGTGCGCCGAGGCGCCGTTCTACACACTCGGGCCGCTCACGACGGATATCGCGCCCGGCTACGACCACATTACCAGCGCCATCGGCGCGGCGATGATCGGTTGGTATGGCTGCGCGATGCTCTGCTACGTCACCCCGAAGGAACATCTTGGCCTGCCGAACAAGAAAGACGTCAAGGACGGCGTCATCGCCTACAAGATCGCGGCGCATGCCGCCGACTTGGCGAAGGGGCATCCCGGTGCGAAGCAACGCGATGATGCGTTGAGCAAAGCCCGATTTGAGTTCCGCTGGGAAGATCAGTTCAACCTGAGCCTTGATCCCGACACTGCTCGTGAGTTCCATGATGAGACGTTGCCCGCCGAAGGCGCGAAGCTGGCCCACTTCTGCAGCATGTGCGGCCCGCATTTCTGTTCGATGAAGATCACGGAAGATGTAAGGAAGTATGCGGAAGAGCAGGGGATTGCCGAGTCCGAAGCGTTGAAGAAGGGGATGGAAGCGAAGTCGAAGGAGTTCGTGGAGAAGGGCGCGGTAGTTTACGCGAAGGCGTAG
- the rnhA gene encoding ribonuclease HI has protein sequence MEALKKVVIHTDGACQGNPGPGGWAAILECEGQKRELSGGVPVTTNNRMELQAVIEALNALTEPCEIEFYTDSVYVKNGVTEWLSNWKRNGWRTKAKQAVKNEDLWRGIDTSAAKHRIDWRWLKGHAGHAGNERCDQLAVEEIAKMRRLFKPEQLKEMLAEFSAKNEPQQVAGELF, from the coding sequence ATTGAAGCGTTGAAGAAGGTCGTTATCCATACTGACGGTGCTTGCCAGGGAAATCCTGGGCCGGGCGGTTGGGCGGCGATACTGGAGTGTGAAGGACAGAAGCGCGAACTGAGCGGCGGCGTTCCGGTGACGACGAATAATCGGATGGAGCTGCAAGCCGTCATCGAGGCGCTGAACGCGCTCACAGAGCCCTGCGAAATCGAGTTCTATACCGATTCCGTGTACGTGAAGAATGGGGTAACCGAGTGGTTGTCGAATTGGAAGCGCAACGGTTGGAGGACGAAGGCGAAGCAGGCGGTGAAGAACGAAGATCTTTGGCGCGGGATTGATACATCCGCGGCAAAGCACCGGATTGATTGGCGCTGGCTCAAGGGTCATGCGGGACACGCCGGCAATGAGCGATGCGATCAACTAGCGGTTGAGGAGATCGCGAAAATGCGGCGGCTTTTCAAACCGGAGCAGTTGAAAGAAATGCTGGCTGAGTTTTCGGCAAAGAATGAACCCCAGCAAGTCGCGGGCGAATTATTTTAG
- a CDS encoding Gfo/Idh/MocA family oxidoreductase, with amino-acid sequence MKNHSRSVFVFGIYLLLGFAALPAFSEERKPAPYDAATGAEENRPPVRIAIIGLVHTHVRGFLPQALTNAEVQVVGIVEPDRSLVTKFSRLYQINTNLFYASLEQLFAKTNAQAVATFTSTFDHRRVVEACAPRGIHVMMEKPLAVNMEHARAMAAAARKGGIHLLVNYETTWYSANHAAYNLVTEQHAIGELRKFVVHDGHPGPKKIGCPPEFLQWLLDPVLDGGGALPDFGCYGADLMTWLMQGQRPTSVFAVTQHLQPELYPKVDDEATIVVTYPKAQGIIQASWNWPYNRKDMEIYGQTGYVLVPRGNVLRVLKGDRPENETQVTVPPLTGPETNPLSYLAAVVRGDMQPSGLSSLEVNMTVTEILDAARESARTGKRIELPAEARPLR; translated from the coding sequence ATGAAGAATCATTCGCGATCAGTGTTTGTTTTTGGCATTTATCTTCTTCTAGGCTTCGCGGCACTGCCGGCTTTTTCTGAGGAGAGAAAACCCGCGCCTTACGACGCGGCTACAGGGGCGGAGGAGAACAGGCCGCCGGTGCGTATTGCCATCATTGGGCTGGTTCACACGCATGTGCGGGGGTTCCTGCCGCAGGCGCTTACGAATGCAGAGGTGCAGGTGGTTGGTATCGTGGAGCCGGATCGCTCACTGGTGACGAAATTTTCCCGGCTTTACCAAATCAACACGAATTTATTTTACGCCAGCCTCGAACAGTTGTTTGCCAAAACGAATGCGCAGGCGGTGGCGACGTTTACCAGCACGTTCGATCATCGGCGGGTCGTGGAAGCGTGCGCGCCTCGCGGCATTCATGTGATGATGGAGAAACCGCTAGCGGTGAACATGGAGCACGCGCGCGCCATGGCGGCAGCGGCGAGGAAGGGCGGTATTCATCTGCTCGTCAATTACGAGACCACGTGGTACTCCGCCAATCACGCGGCGTATAACCTGGTCACGGAACAGCATGCGATCGGGGAGTTGCGGAAGTTTGTGGTCCATGACGGACATCCCGGACCGAAGAAGATCGGGTGTCCGCCGGAGTTTCTACAATGGCTTCTCGACCCGGTGCTGGACGGTGGCGGGGCGTTGCCTGATTTTGGTTGTTACGGCGCGGACCTGATGACGTGGCTCATGCAGGGGCAGCGGCCGACTTCGGTGTTCGCGGTGACGCAGCACCTGCAGCCGGAGCTTTATCCGAAGGTGGACGATGAGGCGACGATTGTGGTGACGTATCCCAAGGCGCAGGGGATCATCCAGGCGTCGTGGAATTGGCCGTACAACCGGAAGGACATGGAGATTTACGGTCAGACCGGGTACGTGCTGGTGCCGCGGGGTAATGTGTTGCGCGTGTTGAAAGGCGACCGACCTGAGAATGAAACGCAGGTGACCGTCCCGCCGTTGACAGGCCCGGAGACCAACCCGCTCTCCTATTTGGCGGCGGTCGTGCGCGGGGACATGCAACCGTCGGGCCTGTCGTCGCTGGAAGTGAACATGACGGTGACGGAGATTCTTGATGCGGCCCGCGAGTCCGCTAGGACTGGGAAGCGGATTGAGCTTCCCGCAGAAGCGCGGCCGCTTCGGTAG